One stretch of Spiroplasma mirum ATCC 29335 DNA includes these proteins:
- the coaE gene encoding dephospho-CoA kinase (Dephospho-CoA kinase (CoaE) performs the final step in coenzyme A biosynthesis.), with protein sequence MIIGIYGYIGSGKTTASQYLVEKYQFQYINADLIAKECMQNPVVINYLRKKYDNVINENNQINKEILRDIIFNNQLDNHDLNTVVWPLVENQTMQLLKQCHNSNVIIEAVTLNAFKIKFDYKIFITASKKVLYTRVFERDGKSKSQTKNIIKIQKQLFGKNPHKITIHTTNEKEILYNKLYKVMTKILKES encoded by the coding sequence ATGATAATAGGAATTTATGGTTATATTGGTAGTGGCAAAACAACTGCTAGTCAATATTTAGTTGAAAAGTATCAATTTCAATATATTAATGCTGATCTTATTGCCAAAGAATGTATGCAAAATCCAGTTGTAATAAACTATTTACGTAAAAAATATGATAATGTTATTAATGAAAATAACCAAATTAATAAAGAGATCTTACGTGATATCATTTTTAACAATCAGTTAGATAATCATGATTTAAATACCGTGGTGTGGCCATTAGTTGAAAATCAAACCATGCAATTGTTAAAGCAATGCCATAATAGTAATGTCATTATTGAAGCAGTGACCCTGAATGCTTTTAAAATTAAGTTTGATTATAAAATCTTTATTACTGCTTCTAAAAAAGTTTTATACACTCGTGTTTTCGAACGTGATGGAAAAAGTAAAAGCCAAACAAAAAATATTATTAAAATTCAAAAACAATTATTTGGGAAAAATCCCCATAAGATTACAATTCATACCACGAATGAAAAAGAAATATTGTATAATAAATTATATAAGGTCATGACTAAAATTTTAAAGGAGTCTTAA
- a CDS encoding SGNH/GDSL hydrolase family protein: protein MTKKITILGDSLTYGYLPMGEGKMADTDNWPIKLADLLAQEYQLVNIEIRTDSQPGRTIVKPLVDFGFPQDNVMDNLRALYAKTSPFDLFIIFLGTNDYFGYDAYAKYNNLSDFNIEEKIVTSLHDIIKGIKNLYVGNYEDPDYKVLIICPPKAITLNDGELLTSLPGAYKNYFSKYNIPVLNLQEFANPGAEDQVKYDGIHYTPAETSAVAQAIFDIITDQDLLRLNK, encoded by the coding sequence ATGACAAAGAAAATTACAATTCTTGGTGACTCTTTAACTTATGGGTATTTACCAATGGGGGAAGGGAAAATGGCTGATACGGATAACTGACCAATTAAATTAGCTGATTTATTAGCCCAAGAATATCAACTGGTTAATATTGAAATTAGAACTGATTCGCAACCAGGGCGAACAATTGTAAAACCCCTAGTTGATTTTGGTTTTCCCCAGGATAATGTAATGGATAACTTACGTGCTTTATATGCCAAAACATCACCCTTTGATTTATTTATTATTTTTTTAGGGACAAATGATTATTTTGGCTATGATGCGTATGCTAAATATAATAACTTAAGTGATTTTAATATTGAAGAAAAAATTGTTACCAGTTTACATGATATTATCAAGGGAATTAAAAATTTGTATGTTGGTAATTATGAAGATCCAGATTACAAGGTATTAATAATTTGTCCTCCAAAAGCAATTACTTTAAATGACGGGGAGTTATTAACGAGTTTACCAGGCGCTTATAAAAACTATTTTAGTAAATATAACATTCCGGTTTTAAATCTGCAAGAATTTGCTAATCCGGGTGCCGAAGACCAGGTGAAATATGATGGGATTCATTATACTCCCGCGGAAACGAGCGCTGTTGCCCAAGCCATTTTTGATATTATTACTGACCAAGATTTATTAAGATTAAATAAATAA
- the hpt gene encoding hypoxanthine phosphoribosyltransferase, giving the protein MMIHPLVKEILISEEQIDQRCAELGAEISAYYSQPEHKLKDNTILCLGLLKGCIPFMAKFIRHLTIECETEYMVVSSYFGGIKGNGVPKIVLDLPIPIDQRDILLVEDIIDSGKTIKMIKDYLILKGAKSVKVVTLLDKKAGREVDLVPDWFGFDVPHAFLIGFGLDYEERLRNLPYVAIADTDKIKTWNW; this is encoded by the coding sequence ATGATGATTCATCCCTTGGTAAAAGAAATTTTAATATCAGAAGAACAAATTGACCAACGTTGTGCGGAATTAGGAGCGGAAATTAGTGCTTACTATTCGCAACCAGAACATAAGTTAAAAGATAATACAATTTTATGTTTAGGTTTATTAAAAGGGTGCATTCCGTTTATGGCGAAATTTATTCGCCACTTAACTATTGAATGTGAAACCGAATATATGGTGGTATCCTCATATTTTGGTGGAATCAAAGGTAATGGCGTCCCTAAAATTGTTCTTGATTTACCAATTCCAATTGATCAACGTGATATTTTATTAGTTGAAGATATTATTGATAGTGGGAAAACCATTAAAATGATTAAAGATTATTTAATCTTAAAAGGAGCCAAATCGGTTAAAGTTGTTACTTTATTAGATAAAAAAGCGGGGCGGGAAGTAGACTTAGTACCGGATTGGTTTGGTTTTGATGTTCCCCATGCGTTTTTAATTGGGTTCGGCCTAGATTATGAAGAACGCTTACGTAATTTACCCTATGTGGCAATTGCTGATACTGACAAAATTAAAACTTGAAATTGGTAA